In Oxyura jamaicensis isolate SHBP4307 breed ruddy duck chromosome 21, BPBGC_Ojam_1.0, whole genome shotgun sequence, a single genomic region encodes these proteins:
- the RNF223 gene encoding RING finger protein 223, giving the protein MESSALLPAQVSGSTGWESPRALVISPGSVMSCFTQLWHSSTPDSPTSPVPASPNEAPIPISPIVITSPGDSKRKARSPTDKPGSPNPTSPKPTSPVECSICFNTYDNTFKTPKLLQCSHVFCLECVARLSKGLPPNHPEDQLPCPFCRQLTSIPLEGVPALETSKELLATLPPELQQEKVLWMEGTKLCCRRSSDDPENPDSCISIDVAMSKPESPEAPPTGLAGRLSRCDMCDDWKRIVLLSALIIILFCIILWPVQCALKTGNLRCFTRTVAMSRPEYLPPKHTTAAPAVTQIPFQ; this is encoded by the exons ATGGaatcctctgctctcctccctgcccaggtGTCGGGGAGCACCGGCTGGG agTCTCCCAGGGCTCTCGTTATCTCCCCGGGCTCCGTCATGTCGTGTTTCACCCAGCTGTGGCACTCCAGCACCCCGGACTCGCCCACCAGCCCCGTCCCTGCGTCTCCAAATGAAGCCCCCATCCCCATCAGCCCCATCGTTATCACTTCCCCAGGGGACAGCAAGAGGAAAGCGAGGTCCCCCACCGACAAGCCAGGCTCTCCAAACCCAACCTCCCCGAAGCCGACCTCCCCCGTTGAATGTTCCATTTGCTTCAACACCTACGACAACACCTTTAAGACACCCAAACTGCTCCAATGTTCCCACGTTTTCTGCCTGGAGTGCGTGGCCCGCCTGAGCAAAGGGCTGCCCCCAAACCACCCTGAGGACCAGCTCCCCTGCCCCTTCTGCCGCCAGCTGACCAGCATCCCTCTGGAAGGCGTCCCAGCTCTCGAGACCAGCAAGGAGCTCCTTGCCACGCTGCCCCCTGAGCTCCAGCAGGAGAAGGTGCTCTGGATGGAAGGGACCAAGCTGTGCTGCCGCCGGTCGTCCGATGACCCCGAGAACCCAGACTCGTGCATCTCCATCGACGTTGCCATGAGCAAGCCCGAAAGCCCGGAGGCTCCCCCGACGGGGCTGGCGGGGAGGCTGTCCCGTTGCGACATGTGCGACGACTGGAAGCGCATCGTCCTCCTCTCGGCGCTCATCATCATCCTCTTCTGCATCATTCTGTGGCCGGTGCAGTGCGCCCTGAAGACGGGGAACCTCCGCTGCTTCACCAGGACTGTGGCGATGAGCAGGCCGGAATACCTCCCCCCGAAACACACCACGGCAGCCCCAGCCGTCACGCAGATCCCTTTCCAGTAG
- the LOC118177041 gene encoding tyrosine-protein phosphatase non-receptor type 11-like, whose product MTSRRWFHPNISGIEAEKLLLTRGVHGSFLARPSKSNPGDFTLSVRRNDEVTHIKIQNTGDYYDLYGGEKFATLAELVQYYTEQQGLLREKNSNVIELKYPLNCQDPTSERWYHGHLTGKEAEKLLTEKGKPGSFLVRESQSKPGDFVLSVLTNEDKMETGDRKPHVTHVMIHYQPDGKYDVGGGERFDTLTDLVEHYKKNPMVEKSGAVVHLKQPFNATRINAANIENRVKELNKMADHSEKAKQGFWEEFEMLQQQECKLLYPRKEGQRPENKAKNRYKNILPFDTTRVALRDVDESVPGSDYINANYIKSIPEDGRNSEHCKIYIATQGCLQTTVNDFWTMVYQENSHVIVMTTKEVERGRNKCFRYWPDKGCTKEYGCICVHNVSEREAQGYYLRELEIVRTDRDDRPRVVKHYQYFSWPDHGVPNEPGGVLSFLDQVNRAQRSIPDTGPIIVHCSAGIGRTGTIIVIDILVDIIHRQGLDCDIDIPKTIQMVRRQRSGMVQTEAQYKFVYMAVQQFIEAEQKRLEEEQRNKRKERDYLNIGYSPMEKGRAKGQPPSPRAQSVVDDESASVYENLNIKSPKVSGMSNTGR is encoded by the exons GTGGTTTCACCCCAACATCAGCGGCATCGAGGCAGAGAAGCTGCTCCTGACCAGGGGCGTCCATGGCAGCTTTCTGGCTCGGCCCAGCAAGAGCAACCCTGGGGATTTCACCCTCTCCGTCAG GAGGAACGACGAGGTGACGCACATCAAGATCCAGAACACGGGGGATTACTATGACCTGTACGGAGGGGAGAAGTTTGCCACCCTTGCAGAGCTGGTGCAGTACTACActgagcagcaggggctgctgcgggAGAAGAACAGCAACGTCATCGAGCTGAAATACCCCCTGAACTGCCAGGACCCCACCTCGGAGAG GTGGTACCACGGGCACCTCACCGgcaaggaggcagagaaacttCTGACGGAGAAGGGgaagccaggcagctttctGGTGCGGGAGAGCCAGAGCAAACCGGGAGACTTTGTGCTGTCGGTGCTGACAAATGAGGATAAGATGGAGACGGGGGACAGGAAACCCCACGTCACCCACGTGATGATCCACTACCAG ccagatGGGAAGTACGatgtgggaggaggagagcggTTTGACACGCTCACAGACCTGGTGGAGCACTATAAGAAGAACCCCATGGTGGAGAAATCTGGAGCTGTGGTTCATCTGAAGCAG CCATTCAATGCCACACGCATCAACGCGGCCAACATTGAAAACAGGGTGAAGGAGCTGAACAAAATGGCAGATCACAGCGAGAAGGCCAAGCAGGGGTTCTGGGAAGAGTTTGAG atgctgcagcagcaggagtgcAAGCTCCTCTACCCCAGGAAGGAGGGACAGCGACCCGAGAACAAGGCGAAGAATCGCTACAAGAACATCCTTCCCT TCGACACCACACGGGTGGCGCTCCGAGACGTGGACGAGAGCGTGCCTGGGTCAGACTACATCAATGCCAACTACATCAAG AGCATCCCTGAGGATGGAAGGAACTCAGAGCACTGCAAGATCTACATAGCCAcccagggctgcctgcagaCCACCGTGAACGACTTCTGGACCATGGTGTACCAAGAGAACAGCCACGTCATTGTGATGACAACGAAGGAAGTGGAGCGGGGCAGG AACAAATGTTTCCGCTACTGGCCAGACAAGGGCTGCACCAAGGAGTACGGCTGCATCTGCGTGCACAACGTGAGCGAGCGCGAGGCCCAGGGCTACTACCTGCGGGAGCTGGAGATCGTGCGCACGGATAGG gacGATCGTCCCCGGGTGGTGAAGCACTATCAGTATTTCAGCTGGCCAGACCACGGGGTGCCCAACGAGCCGGGAGGGGTTCTCAGCTTTCTGGACCAAGTGAACCGGGCACAGCGAAGCATTCCAGACACAGGGCCGATCATAGTGCACTGCAG tgCTGGAATAGGACGCACAGGCACCATCATCGTGATAGACATTCTGGTGGATATTATCCACAGGCAAG GCTTGGACTGTGATATCGACATCCCCAAAACTATCCAGATGGTACGCAGGCAGCGCTCGGGCATGGTGCAGACGGAGGCACAGTACAAGTTTGTTTACATGGCTGTCCAGCAGTTCATTGAGGCTGAGCAGAAGCGGTTGGAAGAAGAACAG aggaataaaaggaaagagcGAGACTACCTGAATATCGGATACTCTCCTATGGAAAAAGGCCGAGCCAAAGGGCAGCCACCTTCGCCACGGGCCCAGTCTGT GGTGGATGATGAGTCAGCTTCCGTCTACGAGAACCTCAACATCAAAAGCCCAAAGGTTTCAGGGATGAGTAACACGGGGCGATAA